CAATGGAAAACTTCAATATCATCAGTTGGTGAAAGAAACATTGAATTAGGAACAGAATCTTTTAAGAAGGAAGAGAAATGTTTTGATGTGAATGGGATGCCCATTCTTATATTGTCAGcaattgatgaaaaataattattaaaagagCTAGCAATTGTCACTGGATCAGTGACAAGTAAGTTATCAATGTTCATACAGGTTGGAGAAGCAGAAGCAGAAGAACGaacagaaattatatttttaacacctttccaaatgttgccaatatttttttggttatcactaaaatatttattgaaaaaaatactCTTGCTCAATCTACACAGAGTTACAATTTTATTGCGGTACTTTTTGAAACGCTCTAACAAGAGAGACTTAAAATATGGAtctttttctcttaaaaaacGTTTATGAAGAAGGTCACTTTTAGTAAATAGAGGTAAGGATACCATTAGTAATCCAAGGATTggatttttttctactttttttattacaagTCGTTTTTTAATGGAGCGTATTTATCCAAAAGACTGTTGAAACTGTGGTAAAAATTATCAAACGATACATTGGGATCATCTGTGCTTGGTTGAAGTATAGCATCCCAATCCGTATATTGTAGTTCAGTGCGAAAGGCATCATGACTGAATTTTTTCCAGTTACGAGCATAAATATCATTAGATACATGAGCCGGATTGACAGCAGACAAATCTCTTAACACCAAGAACTGGGGGAAATGATCAGATATCGAATTAATAATATTACCAGACAAAGTATCCCACTTGGCAgagttaaaatatatattatctaTAATTGTGCTGGTAGATTCAGTGACTCTTGTGGGCAAATGTATGAGGCATTAAATTAAACTGGGAGGTAATATTAATATAATCAGAAACTTCTTTAACCGATTCGGACATTAGAAGGTCAATATTAAAATCACCAAGGAGAAAGATTGGCTTATTTTCAGAAGACGCTTTCTCAAGAAGGGGCATTAAAAATTGGTTGTTGAACTTATCAACAGACATTGAGGGGTGTCTATAAATGCGTCCTACAATCATGTTTTTATCTTTAGCCTCtataatttcaatgaatttagaTTCAAGTTCACTGCCTTTGTATGCAAGTGTATCAAGATCAAGACGTTCAATAAATTGCAAGTGATTAGAAACATACAACAGAGCACCACCTTTTTCACCTTCAGTAGGCGTGTGTGTGAAGGAGTAACCAGGTAGATCACAATTAATAGGAGGGACATTAATCTGGAATTTAGTTTTAGTGATACCAATAATACTAAAGTCATGCCCAAGTTGTTGTAATAGAACCTTCAATTCATCAAGATGTTTTGACAGAGATGCAATATTCATATGGAAAAGGGAGAATTTATGAGAAGTAACTTGAAGGTCAGTGAATTCATTTGGATCATAATATTTGCAGTTGACACCACCCATGATTTCAGGGATGTCATTGATTTTAAGAGTATTAAGCTTTGTaagaaatgttttgatttcaaGGGAAGAAAGTGACTTGTCGTAGACTAGAGGGGGAGCTTTTATGCCAAAGGGGAGAATTTCATTATTACATTTACAGCAAAACCATTTCTGGGTAGAATTTTGAAGAGATTCATAATCCTTGACGTTGAGACCATTACATTTAATATGAAtccaaaaatcacaaatatcacACTGAATTGCCTTTTGATTACAGTTTACAGACTTCCCACATAATCCACACGGATAATTTATCATAAATATAgagagaaaacaaaaatgacataaaacaaaaaactataGTATATACAAAAGTTTATTTAACAGACTCTATAGGCTTTCCCCTTCCCTAAACAACAAACGAGAGGAGGAAAGGCAGAGTCAGTAAAACTCAAAAACACTAAAAGCAGAACTAGCCAgttgctaaaataaataaataaaacaacagtttaaaagtttataacagGAAATGATGTTGGAATGTATAATACCCAACAAAGAGGCGAGAGAACCCGCCCCCTCTTGGGAATTCCGTTCAATCGATACATACACCACATGAGACAGCAACAATGTGCAATGAATATCAGAATTATCTACTGGATGAAACAAATGTTAGGCTATAAGAAACAAACCAAATTAACTTGGAAAATATATATGCTGGAACGACCGATAAAAGACAGCCATGTTTAGGATTCATAATAACAACTAAATTTACGGTACACCGATCATAAGATAAAGTATGATCTCGGTAGGCACAACATACTATAatactataaatatatatggaAAAGGCGgcgggaaaaaaaataaaaataaaaatacgccTTTTTATCCAAATAAAGAACAGAGAACAAAAATGGCGCGAAACTCgacaaataaaacatgaaaaaaaaatcaatcaagaaGTTCACTAATATTGATATTTGGAAACAATTCTTGTAAATCAGTATCGTGTAAGATTGAATTTACGATGCCATCTTCATTAATTTTAACCTTCACTGTTCCATTTGAAGTCCAAAAGCCAGAGATACCGTTATTGTAAAGTTTTTAACATCTCGACCAGAGACCACGGTACATCCCACACAAACTttcatttatatataatttGGTACCGCCATCAAAACCAAACTTTGTTGAATCAATatctttaagtttttttttattagaaagtaTGGATTGCACATCCTTACGCCTAGACAATTTAACAATCGTACGACCTAGTTTGATGCGGTGACAGGCTTTTACGTTCACACTTTGAATATTTACATTTATTGAACTGAAAATGTCTAAAACTTTATCTTCAAGTAAATCATGGGAAACAGATTCCGGAATACCCACTAACTCCAAACATTCACGCCTGG
The genomic region above belongs to Hydractinia symbiolongicarpus strain clone_291-10 chromosome 4, HSymV2.1, whole genome shotgun sequence and contains:
- the LOC130642151 gene encoding uncharacterized protein LOC130642151, whose amino-acid sequence is MAYALTKTDLKSKKEELIEKFLDIQTERDALKEIHDKLDAINSKFEALNSDIAISQNVTSLLCKRVRELEKKCGMSEQYSRRECLELVGIPESVSHDLLEDKVLDIFSSINVNIQSVNVKACHRIKLGRTIVKLSRRKDVQSILSNKKKLKDIDSTKFGFDGGTKLYINESLCGMYRGLWSRC